In Opitutaceae bacterium TAV5, one genomic interval encodes:
- a CDS encoding N-terminal cleavage protein, with protein sequence MKTASFPYSGFSVSVRVLARQRQSRRGFTLVELLTVIAIIGILAAIIIPVVGAVRQKARGAQCMSNQRQLALAIRLYANDNKGQIPWLSEGNTNNNKWWTNLLVDGGYVPECQWRDRAWGAAVSGVFRCPSIVDPVGWYGGIALSKAVANYGTSANGSSANINRIENPARVSLLADAPANPGNTSAQPDIGKTTNAWSGRRVNRHSEGGYVAFVDCHVSHWKETDLLANKSGVFDLPYEPLFPKPF encoded by the coding sequence ATGAAAACAGCCTCGTTCCCCTACTCCGGCTTCTCTGTTTCCGTGCGCGTTCTCGCCCGCCAGCGCCAATCGCGGCGAGGCTTCACGCTCGTCGAATTGCTGACCGTCATTGCCATCATCGGCATACTCGCGGCGATCATCATCCCGGTTGTCGGCGCCGTGCGTCAAAAGGCGCGCGGCGCCCAATGCATGAGCAACCAGCGCCAGCTCGCTCTGGCAATTCGCCTCTATGCCAACGACAACAAGGGCCAGATTCCATGGCTGTCCGAAGGCAATACAAACAACAACAAGTGGTGGACCAATCTGCTGGTGGATGGCGGTTACGTCCCCGAGTGCCAATGGCGTGACCGAGCCTGGGGCGCGGCCGTTTCCGGCGTGTTCCGCTGCCCGTCCATTGTCGATCCGGTGGGATGGTATGGAGGCATTGCGCTCTCCAAGGCGGTGGCAAATTACGGCACCTCGGCAAACGGATCCTCGGCCAACATCAACCGCATTGAAAACCCCGCCAGGGTTTCCCTGCTCGCCGATGCGCCTGCCAATCCGGGCAACACCAGTGCGCAGCCCGACATCGGGAAAACCACCAACGCCTGGAGCGGCAGGCGCGTCAACCGCCACAGTGAAGGTGGTTATGTCGCCTTTGTTGACTGCCATGTGTCGCACTGGAAAGAAACCGACCTGCTCGCCAACAAATCTGGCGTGTTTGATCTCCCCTACGAGCCACTCTTCCCCAAGCCATTCTGA
- a CDS encoding nitrogenase cofactor biosynthesis protein NifB, producing the protein MALDFSKHPCFNKASHHTHGRIHLPVAPRCNLQCNFCNRKFDCMNESRPGVTSAVLTPAQAADYLDATLRRVPNLAVTGIAGPGDPFANAVETMATLAAVRRRHPDMILCLATNGLGLAPHIDNLAALQVSHVTLTVNAVDPVIGAKIYAWIRDGHRPMRGLAAAQLLLDRQLSAIQRLKEAGIVVKINTIIMPGINDQHIEDVARQMAALKVDIMNCMAFLPVAGAEFENIPPPDGALVAGTRLRAGRHVPQMTHCARCRADAVGLINEPMTQENLTSLAAFARPSVKDLARRPYIAVASQEGMLVNQHLGEAARVLVFRQDDSMPSGCKFVEVRRTPEPGSGPARWSEFADLLHDCRALLVSAAGPQPRRALEERGVRIVEMEGMIEEGLAAVFKDQPLPASLTRRFTGCGSSGCKGAGTGCG; encoded by the coding sequence GTGGCGCTCGATTTCAGCAAACATCCCTGCTTCAACAAGGCCTCGCACCACACCCACGGCCGCATCCACCTGCCCGTCGCCCCGCGCTGCAACCTCCAGTGCAACTTCTGCAACCGGAAGTTCGACTGCATGAACGAGAGCCGGCCCGGCGTCACCAGCGCCGTCCTCACTCCCGCGCAGGCCGCCGACTACCTCGACGCCACGCTCAGGCGCGTGCCCAACCTCGCCGTCACCGGCATCGCCGGCCCCGGCGATCCGTTCGCCAACGCCGTCGAGACCATGGCCACGCTCGCCGCCGTCCGCCGCCGCCATCCCGACATGATCCTCTGCCTGGCTACCAACGGCCTCGGCCTCGCCCCCCACATCGACAACCTCGCCGCCCTCCAGGTCAGCCACGTCACCCTCACCGTCAACGCCGTCGATCCCGTCATCGGCGCGAAAATCTACGCCTGGATTCGCGACGGCCACCGCCCCATGCGCGGGCTCGCCGCCGCGCAGCTTCTGCTCGACCGCCAGCTCTCCGCCATCCAGCGGCTCAAGGAGGCCGGCATCGTCGTCAAGATCAACACCATCATCATGCCCGGCATCAACGACCAGCACATCGAGGATGTCGCCCGCCAGATGGCCGCGCTGAAGGTGGACATCATGAACTGCATGGCCTTCCTCCCCGTCGCCGGAGCCGAGTTCGAAAACATCCCGCCGCCCGATGGCGCGCTCGTCGCCGGCACCCGCCTGCGCGCCGGCCGTCACGTGCCGCAGATGACCCACTGCGCCCGCTGCCGCGCCGACGCCGTCGGCCTCATCAACGAACCGATGACGCAGGAAAACCTCACTTCCCTCGCCGCCTTCGCCCGCCCCTCCGTCAAGGACCTTGCCCGCCGCCCCTACATCGCAGTCGCTTCGCAGGAAGGCATGCTCGTCAACCAGCACCTCGGCGAGGCCGCCCGCGTCCTTGTTTTCCGGCAGGACGATTCGATGCCCTCCGGCTGCAAGTTCGTCGAAGTCCGCCGCACGCCCGAGCCCGGCTCCGGCCCTGCCCGCTGGAGCGAGTTTGCCGACCTGCTCCATGATTGCCGCGCACTCCTCGTCTCCGCCGCCGGCCCGCAGCCCCGGCGCGCGCTGGAGGAACGTGGCGTCCGCATCGTCGAGATGGAAGGCATGATCGAGGAAGGCCTCGCCGCGGTCTTCAAGGACCAGCCGCTCCCTGCCTCGCTCACCCGCCGCTTCACCGGCTGCGGCAGTTCCGGCTGCAAGGGAGCCGGCACCGGCTGCGGATGA
- a CDS encoding ferredoxin has translation MSKPTHHLFVCGSFRANGERQGVCHKKDSMSLLSYLQSEVQDRMLDGVEIAVTGCMNFCVKGPVMVDYPKGNFYRVPNNDAVDAILDAIEEDTIAEDYLIAD, from the coding sequence ATGTCCAAACCCACCCATCACCTGTTCGTGTGCGGCAGTTTCCGCGCCAACGGCGAACGCCAGGGCGTTTGCCACAAAAAAGACTCCATGAGTCTTCTGTCCTATCTGCAAAGCGAGGTGCAGGATCGCATGCTCGACGGCGTCGAAATCGCCGTGACCGGCTGCATGAACTTCTGCGTCAAGGGACCCGTCATGGTCGATTACCCGAAAGGCAATTTTTATCGCGTCCCGAACAATGACGCCGTCGACGCCATTCTCGATGCCATCGAGGAAGACACGATCGCCGAGGACTACCTCATCGCGGACTGA
- a CDS encoding anchor protein yields the protein MKPTSRPSLPLFLLACALGFSAMLPAGLAARDLINESFTSFDTSTWSNMHGATTNPSITSLDAGAGSALALGNRGIWTQFSPTPLAQDFELSLKIAAQAAGERFFYAVVTSAPDTDNKISGYGFRWQVNPGTTAVSNLRFLKLDGVELSSMTASSSGGSLISGSNIASGIAVLSAAPDSSAVFGAIRLTWNSSGALSLYLGDSVAATVTVSDTSFSSFTNLYVSGGQTFYLDQLTLSTISAIPEPGAFALLFGLGSIGLVMLRRRITLLRH from the coding sequence ATGAAACCGACATCCCGGCCATCACTCCCGCTGTTCCTCCTCGCCTGCGCCCTGGGGTTTTCAGCCATGCTTCCCGCGGGCCTCGCCGCCCGCGACCTCATCAATGAGTCGTTCACCTCCTTCGACACCAGCACATGGTCGAACATGCACGGCGCCACCACCAACCCATCCATCACATCCCTGGATGCAGGAGCCGGCAGTGCGCTGGCGCTGGGCAACCGCGGCATCTGGACCCAATTTTCCCCCACGCCCCTTGCCCAGGACTTCGAACTCAGTCTCAAAATCGCCGCGCAGGCCGCTGGCGAACGTTTCTTTTATGCGGTGGTTACCAGCGCCCCCGATACGGACAACAAGATCTCCGGTTATGGTTTTCGCTGGCAGGTCAACCCGGGCACAACGGCGGTCAGCAATCTCAGATTTCTCAAACTCGACGGAGTCGAACTCTCCAGCATGACCGCCAGCTCAAGCGGAGGGAGCCTGATCTCCGGCAGCAATATCGCTTCAGGAATAGCTGTATTGTCAGCCGCACCGGACTCCTCCGCCGTCTTCGGCGCCATCCGGCTGACCTGGAACTCCAGCGGGGCATTATCCCTCTACCTCGGCGACAGCGTTGCCGCGACCGTCACCGTCTCCGACACCAGCTTTTCGTCCTTCACCAATCTCTACGTTTCCGGCGGCCAGACTTTTTATCTGGATCAGCTCACGCTCTCGACCATCAGCGCCATCCCGGAACCCGGCGCCTTTGCCTTGCTCTTCGGGCTCGGTTCCATCGGCCTTGTGATGCTGCGCCGCCGCATCACACTCCTCCGTCACTGA
- a CDS encoding beta-galactosidase, whose product MNLGVQYYRPPFPIQKHWADDLRRIRDSGLDTLQLWVTWAWAESRPDVFNFDDYDRLVELAADAGLDVILSTIAELQPHWIHDIVPGSEMIDHRGHRVISSLREESNFGLTPGGCTENTAVWERMSAFLRETVLRYRSAPHLAGWDAWNELRWHEQSDGLVCFCPHCLREFRAWLDSRYGGLHGLNRAWQRRYGNWNEVVPGKTHWRPFTEMMAWQRFITWKANRHGKRRYDLIKSLDPNHPVTVHAGDPSPVSSGWAEAYALDRGNDWVFADELDGVGCSSFPKLFGMDDTTFTTRVEFVRSAATSGAGVPPAVSQSRRKKLWLSEVQGGRGSLGFQPTAAVDAASQQRWIWRGFASGADKVLFWCWRDEVFGRESAGFGLTGNDGHAPARLAAMKHTAGILAQHRELLSGYEPDTPSVGVLFSPSSYYLHWSLEGNAATPRKALEGYCHALVNLSIPYTVIEENHLDALTAPPASTSPLRTLFLPRVIVAGKELENALATFVRRGGTLVCESECCAFTPEGIYREPANRFFQNLGLFPANSHEAGRRTLDPERQSILFDGATLLARQWLTPWQNFPFTDGLKPWATHPEGVLVGEAHIPISAHDNNPRHRHLHPGRVIHAGTFLGDAYMETRSPAFEHFVMRCIGAFDQPIRLPSPSAATSAACASATTAAPTDSDARWFVKTGRSGTHRIACIFSPPGMTSARLTIREDFFSAPRPKELISDRTLAFDNTPPDEPGWKTLDLPLGDWGIAILCA is encoded by the coding sequence ATGAACCTCGGTGTCCAATACTACCGCCCGCCCTTCCCGATACAAAAACACTGGGCCGACGATCTACGGCGCATCCGTGATTCCGGCCTCGACACGCTGCAACTGTGGGTCACCTGGGCCTGGGCGGAGAGCAGGCCGGACGTATTCAATTTTGATGACTACGACCGGCTCGTGGAGCTCGCGGCGGACGCCGGCCTTGACGTTATCCTCAGCACCATCGCCGAGCTTCAGCCCCACTGGATTCACGATATCGTCCCCGGCAGCGAGATGATCGACCACCGCGGCCACCGCGTCATCTCCTCCCTGCGCGAAGAATCCAACTTCGGCCTCACCCCCGGCGGCTGCACCGAAAACACCGCCGTATGGGAACGCATGTCCGCGTTCCTCCGTGAAACCGTCCTGCGCTACCGCTCCGCCCCCCATCTCGCCGGCTGGGATGCATGGAACGAACTGCGCTGGCACGAGCAATCCGACGGCCTTGTCTGTTTCTGTCCGCACTGCCTGCGCGAATTCCGGGCGTGGCTGGATTCCCGATACGGCGGCCTCCACGGCCTCAACCGCGCCTGGCAGCGACGCTATGGAAACTGGAACGAAGTCGTGCCCGGCAAAACCCACTGGCGCCCCTTCACCGAGATGATGGCCTGGCAGCGCTTCATCACCTGGAAGGCCAACCGCCATGGCAAACGCCGCTACGACCTCATAAAATCGCTCGATCCCAACCACCCTGTGACCGTCCACGCCGGCGACCCGTCTCCCGTCTCCTCCGGCTGGGCCGAAGCCTACGCCCTCGACCGCGGCAACGACTGGGTTTTCGCCGACGAACTCGACGGCGTCGGCTGCTCCAGCTTTCCGAAACTCTTCGGCATGGATGACACCACGTTCACCACCCGTGTGGAATTCGTCCGCTCGGCTGCGACAAGTGGCGCGGGCGTCCCGCCCGCTGTATCACAATCACGACGCAAAAAACTCTGGCTCAGCGAAGTCCAGGGCGGGCGCGGTTCGCTCGGCTTCCAGCCCACCGCGGCCGTGGATGCCGCCTCGCAACAACGCTGGATCTGGCGCGGCTTCGCCAGCGGGGCCGACAAAGTGCTGTTCTGGTGCTGGCGCGACGAAGTGTTTGGACGCGAGTCCGCCGGCTTTGGCCTCACGGGCAATGACGGCCACGCCCCCGCGCGCCTCGCCGCCATGAAACACACGGCCGGCATCCTTGCGCAGCATCGCGAACTCCTCTCCGGCTACGAACCCGACACGCCCTCTGTCGGTGTTCTCTTCAGCCCGTCGAGCTACTATCTGCACTGGTCGCTCGAAGGCAACGCCGCCACTCCACGCAAAGCCCTCGAAGGCTACTGCCACGCCCTCGTCAACCTCTCCATCCCCTACACCGTGATCGAGGAAAATCACCTCGATGCGCTCACCGCTCCCCCCGCGTCCACCAGTCCGCTGCGCACGCTATTCCTTCCGCGCGTGATTGTCGCCGGCAAGGAACTCGAAAACGCACTCGCCACTTTTGTGCGTCGCGGCGGCACTCTCGTTTGCGAATCCGAATGCTGCGCCTTTACCCCGGAAGGCATTTACCGCGAACCCGCCAACCGCTTTTTTCAAAACCTCGGCCTGTTCCCCGCCAACAGCCACGAAGCCGGACGCCGGACACTGGATCCGGAACGGCAATCCATCCTTTTCGACGGCGCAACGCTCCTCGCCCGCCAATGGCTTACTCCCTGGCAAAATTTTCCCTTCACCGACGGCCTCAAACCCTGGGCAACGCATCCGGAGGGCGTCCTTGTTGGCGAGGCACACATCCCGATCTCGGCCCACGACAACAACCCTCGCCATCGTCACCTGCATCCGGGCCGTGTCATTCACGCCGGCACATTTTTGGGCGACGCCTACATGGAAACCCGCTCACCCGCGTTTGAGCATTTTGTAATGCGTTGCATCGGCGCATTCGATCAACCCATCCGCCTCCCCTCTCCCTCCGCCGCTACGTCCGCTGCCTGCGCCTCCGCCACCACCGCCGCACCAACCGACAGCGACGCCCGCTGGTTCGTGAAAACCGGACGCTCCGGAACGCATCGGATCGCCTGCATATTTTCCCCGCCCGGCATGACCTCCGCCCGTCTGACCATCCGGGAGGATTTTTTCAGCGCGCCCAGGCCCAAAGAGCTGATTTCGGATCGCACTCTCGCATTTGATAACACCCCTCCCGACGAACCTGGATGGAAGACACTCGACCTGCCGCTGGGCGACTGGGGCATTGCGATTCTCTGCGCGTAG
- a CDS encoding nitrogenase codes for MIAPVESFARVSDTGAEPWPNATTNACKLCTPLGACLAFRGVEGAIPFLHGSQGCATYIRRYVISHFREPMDIAASNFSETSAVFGGGLNIRIGLENVLRQYRPALVGLATTCLSETIGEDLPGHLRDFHDTHADGVDGAPVPPIVPVSCASYRGTHADGFHSTIRALVETLCPGAAASPPPDARQRAFRSSGTAGPAGGGLAEKAAAPSDHIALFPGMVSPADLRELKRLAAAFNLPVTLLPDYSDTLDGPSWSDYEKLPSGGTPVAAIRALARARASIESGRVLACATDTAATVLARRHGVLPYRLGLPIGLRETDRLVDHLAALAGCLPPSELTRERGRLIDSWVDGHKYVFEKRAVVYGEEDLVVGLAALLAEIGVVPVLCASGGRSGHLAAALRAAAPELDERTVIREGADFADIADEAAALRPDFLIGSSKGYSLARRLDVPLVRCGFPVHDRIGGQRILHVGYAGAQSLYDRIVNALLDRKQSDSPVGYSYL; via the coding sequence ATGATCGCTCCCGTCGAATCCTTTGCCCGCGTCAGCGACACCGGGGCCGAACCGTGGCCCAATGCCACCACCAACGCCTGCAAGCTCTGCACGCCGCTCGGCGCCTGCCTCGCCTTCCGCGGCGTCGAGGGCGCGATTCCCTTCCTTCACGGTTCGCAGGGCTGCGCCACCTACATCCGCCGCTACGTCATCAGCCACTTCCGCGAGCCGATGGACATCGCCGCGTCCAATTTTTCCGAAACCAGCGCCGTCTTCGGCGGCGGCCTCAACATCCGCATCGGCCTCGAGAACGTCCTCCGCCAGTACCGGCCCGCGCTTGTCGGCCTCGCTACCACCTGCCTCAGCGAAACCATCGGCGAAGACCTTCCCGGCCACCTCCGCGATTTTCACGACACGCATGCCGATGGCGTGGACGGCGCTCCGGTGCCGCCCATCGTTCCCGTCTCCTGCGCCAGCTACCGCGGCACCCACGCCGACGGTTTCCATTCCACCATCCGCGCTCTCGTCGAGACCCTCTGCCCCGGAGCGGCGGCGTCCCCGCCGCCGGACGCGCGGCAGCGCGCCTTCCGATCCAGCGGGACTGCCGGCCCGGCCGGCGGCGGTTTGGCAGAAAAAGCCGCCGCTCCGTCGGATCATATCGCCCTCTTCCCCGGCATGGTCTCTCCCGCCGACCTGCGCGAACTCAAGCGCCTCGCCGCCGCCTTCAACCTCCCCGTCACGCTCCTCCCCGATTACAGCGACACTCTCGACGGCCCTTCCTGGTCCGACTACGAAAAACTCCCCTCCGGCGGCACGCCCGTCGCCGCCATCCGCGCCCTCGCCCGCGCCCGCGCCTCGATCGAATCCGGTCGCGTCCTCGCCTGCGCCACCGACACCGCCGCCACTGTCCTCGCCCGCCGCCATGGCGTGCTTCCCTACCGGCTCGGCCTCCCGATCGGTCTGCGCGAGACCGATCGCCTCGTCGACCACCTCGCCGCTCTCGCCGGCTGCCTGCCTCCGTCCGAACTCACCCGCGAACGCGGCCGTCTCATCGACAGCTGGGTGGATGGCCACAAATACGTTTTCGAGAAACGCGCCGTCGTTTACGGAGAAGAAGATCTCGTGGTCGGCCTCGCCGCACTCCTCGCCGAGATCGGCGTCGTCCCCGTGCTCTGCGCCTCCGGCGGACGCAGCGGGCACCTCGCCGCCGCCCTGCGCGCCGCCGCGCCCGAGCTCGACGAACGCACCGTGATCCGCGAAGGAGCCGACTTCGCCGACATTGCCGACGAGGCCGCCGCGCTCCGGCCCGATTTCCTCATCGGCTCCAGCAAGGGCTACAGCCTGGCCCGCCGGCTCGATGTCCCGCTCGTCCGCTGCGGCTTCCCCGTCCACGACCGCATCGGCGGCCAGCGCATCCTTCACGTCGGCTATGCCGGCGCACAGTCCCTCTACGACCGCATCGTCAACGCCCTCCTCGACCGCAAACAGTCCGACTCCCCGGTCGGATACAGCTACCTGTGA
- a CDS encoding ferritin: MSPALIDALARQANREHYTSLLFLALKYWAEAEQHAGFARFFAIQAEEEESHAKKFYQHLTDRGVIPAIGPVAAPPASYPDLLTVAQALYDHERENTRCIHAVYEVALAERDYATQVFLHAFITEQVEEEAWTDRLLERTRRATCAGGLFNLDHHLVKDLLGDKAA; encoded by the coding sequence ATGTCACCCGCCCTCATCGACGCCCTCGCCCGACAAGCCAACCGCGAGCACTACACCTCGCTCCTTTTTCTCGCCCTCAAGTACTGGGCCGAAGCCGAACAGCACGCCGGCTTCGCCCGGTTTTTCGCCATCCAGGCCGAAGAGGAGGAATCGCACGCGAAAAAATTCTATCAGCACCTCACCGACCGCGGCGTCATCCCCGCCATCGGTCCCGTCGCCGCCCCGCCCGCCAGTTATCCCGATCTTCTCACCGTCGCGCAGGCTCTCTACGATCACGAACGCGAGAACACCCGCTGCATCCACGCCGTCTACGAAGTCGCCCTCGCCGAGAGGGACTACGCCACCCAGGTCTTCCTTCACGCATTCATCACCGAACAGGTCGAGGAGGAAGCCTGGACCGACCGCCTCCTCGAACGCACCCGCCGCGCCACCTGCGCCGGCGGCCTCTTCAACCTCGATCATCACCTCGTCAAGGACCTCCTCGGCGACAAGGCAGCCTGA
- a CDS encoding nitrogenase iron-molybdenum cofactor biosynthesis protein NifE: protein MVQIADNPPPVEPTPPAAARDDARAMPPASAAAQSIRILPGRAASITVAGAPSADPSARATASLACDRSSLAGSVTQRACAFCGSRVVLYPIADALHLVHGPIGCAAYTWDIRGAQSSGSQLFRNSFSTDLQEMDVIYGGEKKLGAALRELIARHQPKAAFVYSTCIVGVIGDDVEAVCREVARDTAIPVIPVASEGFKGTKKTGYRAACDAVYRLVGTGDTAGIPPASINLLGDFNIAGETWVIRDYFERMGVHIVATLTGDGRVDTIRRCHGAKLNLVQCSGSMTSLAKMLEKDHGIPFKRVSFFGIEDMSAALYDVARHFSAEDPALLERARQVVREELEKLMPELRRYREKLVGRKAAIYVGGAFKAFSLVRALRTLGMTTALVGTQTGDKDDYELLRQMCDPGTVIVDDSNPLELAKFCLEKDVDLFIGGVKERPIAYKLGIGFCDHNHERKEALAGYVGMLNFAREVYASVMSPVWQYTPRRAACSLPTANFQLPTPRAGGAPA, encoded by the coding sequence ATGGTCCAGATCGCCGACAATCCGCCGCCCGTCGAACCGACACCACCCGCCGCCGCCCGCGACGACGCCCGCGCGATGCCGCCCGCATCCGCCGCCGCACAGTCCATCCGCATCCTTCCCGGCCGCGCGGCCTCGATCACCGTCGCCGGCGCGCCTTCCGCCGATCCCTCCGCCCGCGCCACCGCTTCCCTCGCCTGCGATCGTTCCAGCCTCGCCGGCTCCGTCACCCAGCGCGCCTGCGCTTTCTGCGGCTCCCGCGTCGTCCTCTACCCCATCGCCGACGCCCTCCATCTCGTCCACGGCCCCATCGGCTGCGCCGCCTACACCTGGGATATCCGCGGCGCGCAGAGCAGCGGATCGCAGCTCTTCCGCAACAGCTTCTCCACCGATCTGCAGGAGATGGATGTCATTTACGGCGGCGAAAAAAAGCTCGGCGCCGCCCTCCGCGAACTCATCGCCCGCCACCAGCCCAAAGCCGCCTTTGTGTACTCCACCTGCATCGTCGGCGTCATCGGCGACGACGTGGAAGCCGTCTGCCGCGAGGTCGCCCGCGACACCGCCATCCCCGTCATCCCCGTTGCGTCCGAAGGCTTCAAGGGCACCAAAAAAACCGGCTACCGCGCCGCCTGCGACGCCGTTTACCGCCTCGTCGGCACCGGCGACACCGCCGGCATCCCGCCTGCCAGCATCAACCTCCTCGGCGATTTCAACATCGCCGGCGAGACCTGGGTGATCCGCGACTACTTCGAGCGCATGGGCGTCCATATCGTCGCCACCCTCACCGGCGACGGCCGCGTGGACACCATCCGCCGCTGTCACGGCGCGAAGCTCAACCTCGTGCAGTGCTCCGGCTCCATGACCTCGCTCGCGAAGATGCTCGAGAAAGACCACGGCATCCCCTTCAAACGCGTCTCCTTCTTCGGCATCGAGGACATGTCCGCCGCCCTCTACGACGTTGCCCGGCACTTCTCCGCCGAAGACCCCGCGCTCCTCGAACGCGCCCGCCAGGTTGTCCGCGAGGAGCTGGAAAAACTCATGCCCGAGCTTCGCCGCTACCGCGAAAAACTCGTCGGCAGGAAAGCCGCCATCTATGTCGGCGGGGCCTTCAAGGCCTTTTCGCTCGTGCGCGCCCTGCGCACCCTCGGCATGACCACCGCCCTTGTCGGCACCCAGACCGGCGACAAGGACGATTACGAATTGCTCCGCCAGATGTGCGACCCCGGCACCGTCATTGTCGACGACTCCAACCCGCTCGAACTCGCCAAATTCTGCCTCGAGAAAGACGTCGATCTCTTCATCGGCGGCGTGAAGGAGCGCCCCATCGCCTACAAACTCGGCATCGGTTTCTGCGATCACAACCACGAGCGCAAGGAGGCCCTCGCCGGCTACGTCGGCATGCTCAACTTTGCCCGCGAGGTGTATGCCAGCGTCATGTCACCGGTCTGGCAATACACTCCCCGCCGCGCCGCCTGCTCCCTGCCAACTGCCAATTTCCAATTGCCAACTCCCCGCGCCGGAGGCGCGCCCGCATGA
- a CDS encoding AraC family transcriptional regulator, which translates to MMLSSSRSETAKGPPFKVQILHDSSLEYFRNVTLGARHYAFDTKRFVLANRWLDHETASWLELVVRDAIEGVIVAAHREEMVQQFAGLNVPVVNVSNVVPQPDLPLVTQDDVGVGRLAAEHLLACGCRCFGFWSEQGSRFSEQRLEGFREVLAKHGMQRALHVNGQFAMEPASESFARMVEWLPSLPRPIGVFCVLDTAALYLQRAVASLGWRVPDDVAVLGAGDDEFWVKFEDVPLSSVKLPSFKIGYEAAELLDELIVNGQKQQRRAKTNGAGRQGRGRVTSPPVRVLPVSEIAARQSTDTLFVADEAVARAVRHIRANAARELYVDEIVRTAGVARTALQRRFKEVLGHSLMDELTRARIVLAQGFLAGSDLPMEAVAERCGLPGSHRLSVVFRAETGMTPTEYRRRFRVVM; encoded by the coding sequence ATGATGCTTTCATCCTCCCGGTCAGAAACAGCCAAGGGACCGCCGTTCAAGGTGCAGATTCTCCATGATAGCTCCCTGGAGTATTTTCGGAATGTGACGCTGGGGGCGAGACACTATGCTTTTGATACCAAGAGGTTTGTGCTGGCCAACCGGTGGCTCGACCACGAAACCGCGTCCTGGCTGGAACTGGTTGTCCGGGATGCCATTGAGGGGGTTATCGTTGCGGCGCACAGGGAGGAGATGGTGCAGCAGTTCGCGGGGTTGAACGTGCCGGTCGTCAATGTGTCCAATGTCGTGCCACAGCCGGACCTGCCGCTGGTGACGCAGGATGATGTGGGCGTGGGGCGGCTGGCAGCGGAGCATTTGCTGGCGTGCGGGTGCCGGTGTTTCGGTTTCTGGAGTGAACAGGGTTCGCGATTTTCCGAGCAACGGCTGGAGGGCTTCCGCGAGGTGCTGGCGAAGCATGGCATGCAACGGGCGTTGCATGTGAACGGGCAGTTCGCAATGGAACCGGCGTCGGAGAGTTTTGCCCGCATGGTGGAGTGGCTGCCGTCGTTGCCGCGTCCCATCGGGGTGTTTTGCGTGCTGGACACGGCGGCGTTGTATTTGCAGCGGGCGGTGGCGTCGCTGGGCTGGCGGGTGCCGGATGATGTGGCGGTGCTGGGCGCGGGGGATGACGAGTTCTGGGTGAAGTTTGAAGACGTGCCGCTTTCCAGTGTGAAACTTCCGTCGTTTAAAATTGGATACGAAGCAGCGGAGCTGCTGGATGAGTTGATTGTAAACGGTCAGAAACAGCAGCGGCGGGCGAAGACGAATGGCGCGGGCAGGCAGGGGCGAGGAAGAGTGACGTCGCCACCGGTGCGGGTGCTGCCGGTGAGCGAGATCGCGGCGAGGCAGTCAACGGATACGTTGTTCGTGGCGGACGAGGCCGTGGCGCGGGCGGTGCGGCACATCCGCGCCAACGCGGCGCGCGAGCTCTATGTTGACGAGATCGTGCGGACGGCGGGCGTGGCGCGGACGGCCTTGCAACGGCGTTTCAAGGAGGTGCTGGGGCATTCGTTGATGGACGAATTGACACGAGCGCGGATCGTGCTGGCGCAGGGTTTTTTAGCCGGAAGCGATTTGCCGATGGAGGCGGTGGCGGAACGATGCGGGTTGCCGGGTTCGCACCGGTTGAGCGTGGTGTTCCGCGCAGAAACAGGAATGACGCCGACCGAATACCGGAGGAGGTTTCGCGTGGTGATGTGA
- a CDS encoding 4Fe-4S ferredoxin yields the protein MAYKISPDKCIACGSCAAECPASAIKAGTPYRIEADECLDCGTCETACPELAISPG from the coding sequence ATGGCCTACAAAATATCACCCGACAAATGCATCGCCTGCGGCAGTTGCGCCGCCGAGTGTCCGGCTTCCGCGATCAAGGCCGGCACCCCTTATCGTATCGAGGCGGATGAATGCCTCGACTGCGGCACCTGCGAAACCGCGTGCCCCGAACTGGCCATCAGTCCGGGCTGA